One segment of Paenibacillus sp. FSL R7-0337 DNA contains the following:
- a CDS encoding family 43 glycosylhydrolase: MTQPQGFNPYLPSWEYVPDAEPYVFEGRVYVYGSHDRFNGHAFCLNDYVCWSAPEDNLGDWQYEGVIYKTTDDPLNPEGSMCLYAPDVTQGPDGRYYLYYVLDKVSVVSVAVCDKPGGKFEFYGYVTYGDGTRLGEREGDEPQFDPGVLTEGDTTYLYTGFCGYGDKSRHGAMATVLGPDMLTIIEEPVFVAPSQPYSQGTGFEGYEFFEAPSIRKRGDIYYLIYSSISMHELCYATSSHPTRDFVYQGVIVSNCDLHIDTYKPADRTMYYGGNNHGSIVEVNGAWYIFYHRHTNGTAFSRQGCIEPITFREDGTIPQVEITTSGPNGGPLEGCGEYPAYLACHLFTKDQEMYTGGFGPMGAWMDSRFPKITQDGRDGEEEVGYIANMTESATAGFKYFDCKGVSRVSIKVRGYCHGEFQVKTAWDGPALASIPVGFTNVWKEYAADVAIPDGVQALYFTYTGGGGAQFASFTLA, from the coding sequence ATGACACAACCACAAGGATTCAACCCATATCTGCCTTCCTGGGAGTACGTCCCGGATGCGGAGCCTTATGTTTTTGAAGGAAGAGTATATGTCTATGGCTCGCACGACCGGTTCAACGGACATGCCTTCTGTCTGAACGACTATGTATGCTGGTCAGCGCCGGAAGACAATCTGGGCGATTGGCAGTATGAAGGCGTGATCTACAAGACAACAGATGACCCGCTGAACCCGGAAGGCAGCATGTGTCTCTATGCACCGGATGTGACGCAGGGACCGGACGGGCGCTACTATCTCTACTATGTACTGGACAAGGTTTCTGTCGTATCGGTAGCAGTCTGCGATAAGCCGGGCGGCAAATTCGAATTCTACGGCTATGTCACCTACGGGGACGGCACGCGACTGGGCGAACGGGAAGGCGATGAGCCGCAGTTTGACCCGGGGGTATTGACTGAAGGAGACACCACCTACCTGTACACCGGCTTCTGCGGATACGGCGACAAGTCCAGACACGGGGCGATGGCTACTGTACTCGGTCCCGATATGCTTACGATTATTGAAGAGCCTGTGTTCGTGGCACCGAGCCAGCCTTACAGCCAGGGAACCGGCTTCGAGGGCTATGAGTTCTTCGAGGCCCCTTCCATCCGCAAAAGAGGGGATATTTACTACCTGATCTACTCCTCCATCTCCATGCATGAGCTGTGTTATGCCACCAGCAGTCATCCTACCCGGGATTTCGTGTATCAGGGAGTCATTGTGAGCAACTGTGATCTGCATATCGATACGTATAAGCCTGCGGACCGGACGATGTATTACGGCGGCAATAACCACGGCAGCATCGTGGAGGTTAATGGAGCGTGGTATATCTTCTATCACCGGCATACCAACGGGACCGCGTTCTCGCGCCAGGGCTGCATCGAGCCGATTACGTTCCGTGAAGACGGTACCATCCCGCAGGTGGAGATTACAACCTCCGGCCCGAACGGCGGCCCGCTGGAAGGATGCGGAGAATATCCGGCTTATCTGGCTTGCCACCTGTTCACCAAGGATCAGGAGATGTATACCGGAGGCTTCGGACCAATGGGTGCCTGGATGGACAGCCGGTTCCCGAAAATCACCCAGGACGGCAGAGACGGCGAAGAAGAGGTTGGTTATATTGCCAATATGACGGAGTCGGCGACTGCCGGGTTCAAGTATTTTGACTGCAAGGGGGTTAGCCGGGTCTCCATCAAGGTGCGCGGATATTGCCATGGGGAGTTCCAGGTGAAGACGGCATGGGACGGGCCTGCGCTTGCCTCCATTCCGGTAGGCTTCACGAATGTCTGGAAAGAATATGCTGCGGACGTGGCGATTCCGGATGGCGTTCAGGCGCTGTATTTCACGTATACCGGGGGCGGCGGCGCGCAGTTTGCTTCGTTTACGCTGGCTTAA
- a CDS encoding TIM-barrel domain-containing protein gives MKLIAVQSGEAGVRLATSEGMMHIGWCTPGIARIRYTLNAELSGKESLMVLSRPEAGNVEYKITELPGHLEISTAQLTIEVDKETCAFSYRAADGTLLTREPARGGKTLERTEVYHTVFDASADTVETGQGADGLRARAEGVNRRLDREAFHTKLEFEWQEGEALYGLGSHEEGMMNLRGRQQYLYQQNMKAVVPVLVSTRGYGILVDSGSYMTFHDDAFGSYLWSDADEEMDYYFIYGPEFDQITAGIRYLTGEAPMLPKWSFGYVQSKERYVSQAELLAIVQEYRERSLPLDCIVLDWQSWTGNLWGQKTFDPDRFPDPLQMMNSLHAMNAKLMVSIWPIMGAGGDNHEEMKARGFLLGNQATYDAFRKEARELYWKQANEGLFAHGVDAWWCDCTEPFEADWKGAVKPEPEQRLLINTAESKRYLDPGLINAYSMQHSKGIYEGQRAATSAKRVINLTRSAFAGQHRYGTITWSGDIAANWETLRKQIADGLNFCLTGSPYWTLDIGAFFVKNHKEQWFWSGDYDEGVADLGYRELYVRWFQLGAFLPMFRSHGTDTPREIWQFGQEGELMYDTLVNYLKLRYRLMPYIYSLAGAVAHRSYTMFRALAFDYREDVRVHAVGDQFMFGPAFMVAPVTEAMYYGPGSRELEGVLKQRSVYLPEGEWYDYWSDEWLEGGVTIVAQADLETLPLYVRAGSIVPLGPDVQYTDEQPEAVTRLKVYGGKDAAFTLYEDEGDNYNYETGSYAMIELSWCEADRSLTIGKRAGDYAGMQAVRQFAVELAGHAGSCVVTYEGEAVTVREEELQS, from the coding sequence GTGAAACTGATAGCTGTTCAATCCGGCGAGGCCGGCGTAAGGCTTGCGACTAGTGAGGGAATGATGCATATCGGCTGGTGTACGCCGGGGATTGCCAGAATCCGCTACACGCTGAATGCTGAGCTGAGCGGCAAAGAGAGTCTGATGGTACTGAGCCGGCCAGAAGCCGGGAACGTAGAATACAAAATCACAGAGCTGCCCGGGCATCTGGAGATATCAACAGCGCAGCTAACGATTGAAGTGGATAAAGAGACCTGTGCGTTCAGCTACAGAGCTGCGGACGGCACATTGCTGACACGGGAGCCGGCCAGAGGCGGCAAAACCCTGGAGCGAACAGAAGTCTATCATACAGTCTTCGATGCTTCAGCAGACACGGTCGAGACTGGGCAGGGTGCTGATGGTCTGCGTGCCAGAGCGGAGGGGGTTAACCGGAGGCTGGACCGAGAGGCTTTTCATACAAAGCTGGAATTCGAATGGCAGGAAGGGGAAGCCCTGTACGGACTTGGCTCCCATGAAGAGGGGATGATGAACCTCCGGGGAAGGCAACAATACTTGTACCAGCAGAATATGAAGGCGGTTGTACCGGTACTTGTGTCTACACGGGGCTACGGGATTCTGGTAGATTCGGGGTCTTATATGACTTTTCATGATGATGCCTTTGGCTCGTACCTCTGGAGCGATGCGGATGAAGAGATGGATTACTATTTCATATATGGTCCGGAATTCGATCAGATTACAGCGGGAATCCGCTATCTGACCGGAGAAGCGCCGATGCTGCCGAAGTGGTCCTTCGGGTATGTGCAGTCCAAGGAAAGATACGTCTCCCAGGCGGAACTGCTTGCCATCGTGCAAGAGTATCGTGAACGTTCGCTTCCCCTCGACTGTATCGTACTCGACTGGCAGTCCTGGACGGGCAATCTGTGGGGGCAAAAGACTTTCGATCCTGACCGCTTCCCCGATCCCTTGCAGATGATGAACAGCCTGCACGCCATGAACGCCAAGCTGATGGTATCGATCTGGCCGATCATGGGCGCGGGCGGGGACAATCATGAAGAGATGAAGGCGCGCGGCTTCTTGCTCGGTAATCAGGCTACTTATGATGCCTTCCGGAAGGAAGCGCGCGAGCTGTACTGGAAGCAGGCCAATGAAGGACTGTTCGCACATGGAGTCGATGCCTGGTGGTGTGATTGCACCGAGCCGTTCGAAGCAGACTGGAAGGGAGCGGTCAAGCCGGAGCCGGAGCAGCGGCTGCTGATTAATACAGCAGAATCGAAGCGGTATCTCGATCCGGGCTTGATCAATGCCTATTCCATGCAGCACTCCAAAGGGATCTATGAAGGCCAGCGTGCAGCGACCTCAGCGAAGCGGGTAATCAATCTGACACGCTCCGCGTTCGCAGGGCAGCACCGCTATGGCACGATTACATGGTCTGGTGATATAGCCGCCAACTGGGAGACGCTGAGGAAGCAGATTGCAGACGGCCTTAACTTTTGCCTGACCGGTTCGCCATACTGGACGCTGGATATCGGAGCGTTCTTCGTGAAGAATCACAAGGAGCAATGGTTCTGGAGCGGGGATTATGACGAGGGTGTTGCGGATCTTGGCTACAGGGAGCTGTATGTCCGCTGGTTCCAGCTGGGGGCCTTCCTGCCGATGTTCCGTTCCCATGGCACGGATACGCCGAGAGAGATATGGCAGTTCGGCCAGGAGGGGGAGCTGATGTATGACACGCTGGTGAATTATCTGAAGCTCCGTTACAGGCTGATGCCATACATCTACTCGCTGGCCGGAGCTGTGGCACACCGCAGCTATACTATGTTCCGCGCACTGGCCTTTGACTACCGGGAGGATGTGCGGGTTCATGCTGTCGGCGACCAGTTCATGTTCGGTCCGGCCTTCATGGTGGCTCCCGTGACAGAGGCTATGTATTACGGTCCCGGCTCCCGCGAGCTTGAAGGGGTTCTTAAGCAGCGCAGTGTATATCTTCCTGAAGGCGAATGGTACGATTATTGGAGCGATGAATGGCTGGAGGGCGGCGTGACGATTGTAGCACAAGCGGATCTGGAGACGCTTCCCTTGTATGTCCGCGCCGGGTCCATTGTTCCGCTCGGCCCCGATGTTCAGTATACGGATGAACAGCCGGAGGCTGTGACCCGGCTCAAGGTATACGGGGGCAAGGATGCAGCCTTCACCCTGTATGAAGATGAAGGCGATAATTATAATTATGAGACCGGCTCCTATGCCATGATTGAGCTGAGCTGGTGTGAAGCGGACCGCAGCCTGACTATCGGGAAGCGGGCAGGAGACTATGCCGGAATGCAGGCGGTAAGGCAATTTGCCGTAGAACTAGCGGGGCATGCGGGAAGCTGTGTCGTCACTTATGAAGGAGAAGCTGTAACCGTCCGCGAAGAGGAACTTCAGAGCTAA
- a CDS encoding response regulator: MLIVDDEEIITDGLAVIFGKMELELDIYKAYSGHEALNLLNRTRVDIVLSDICMPEMDGLELMEHIHRSWPQCKIVFLTGHSDFNYVYQAIQAPGVQYVLKNEGYPKLIEAVMRALQELNDTMQVNDLIRESKEQLNTLETLAQGDYFRHLIHSVKADQDMAGDFVRLNIPLDASRPVLIALGSISDPESSRTYMDRRETALAVKFLSEKLLKERTVSLGVIDRYGDLIWLIQPGGTGEASQPEDLEQMIKFLEGTFELIQQSCRESLEVGIAITLSAAESAWSRLQVVYDKARQVQHYRAGDGERMVQKVQLNEAAAPDTVRDRFMQGKVETLAAHLEAGRKEEFLQLFGEMAEPAGQDPGRCNPYLTELYYTIALMLMSYTNRWEADEEIGASGLMQLEIHRSLGEAFQYLRNTAELLFSVRKSGEQKRAAGVIDRICLYIEENLDQDLSLVRLADLIHFNPSYLSRLFKQERGINLSEYIEDMRVRQAKELLRRGELRVAEVGSLIGYVTPQSFTRVFKKWTGTTPQEYRADVVGG, translated from the coding sequence ATGCTTATCGTGGATGATGAAGAGATTATCACAGATGGCCTGGCGGTTATTTTCGGCAAAATGGAGCTTGAACTGGACATCTACAAGGCCTATTCAGGCCACGAAGCGTTAAATCTGCTGAACCGGACCCGGGTGGACATTGTCCTGTCTGATATCTGTATGCCCGAGATGGACGGGCTGGAGCTGATGGAGCATATCCACCGGAGCTGGCCGCAATGCAAAATCGTCTTCCTGACCGGACACAGCGACTTCAATTATGTCTACCAGGCGATTCAGGCTCCGGGCGTCCAATATGTGCTCAAGAATGAAGGTTATCCGAAGCTGATTGAGGCGGTGATGCGTGCGCTCCAAGAGCTGAACGACACCATGCAGGTGAATGATCTGATCCGTGAGTCGAAGGAGCAGCTTAACACACTGGAGACCTTGGCACAGGGAGATTATTTCCGCCATCTCATTCACAGCGTCAAGGCGGATCAGGATATGGCCGGGGACTTCGTCCGTCTGAACATTCCGCTGGATGCTTCGCGGCCGGTGTTGATCGCACTGGGCAGCATCAGTGATCCTGAATCCTCACGTACGTATATGGACCGCCGGGAGACGGCGCTCGCGGTGAAGTTCCTGTCGGAGAAGCTGCTCAAGGAGCGGACGGTCAGCCTCGGGGTCATCGACCGGTACGGTGACCTGATCTGGCTGATTCAGCCGGGCGGGACGGGAGAGGCTTCGCAGCCGGAGGATCTGGAGCAGATGATTAAATTCCTTGAAGGCACCTTCGAGCTGATTCAGCAGTCGTGCCGGGAATCGCTGGAGGTCGGGATAGCCATCACTCTCAGTGCGGCGGAGTCTGCCTGGTCCAGGCTGCAGGTAGTGTACGATAAAGCCAGGCAGGTTCAGCATTACCGGGCAGGAGACGGAGAGCGGATGGTGCAGAAGGTGCAGCTGAATGAAGCGGCGGCGCCGGATACCGTACGTGACCGGTTCATGCAGGGCAAGGTGGAGACTCTGGCTGCGCATCTGGAGGCGGGCCGCAAGGAGGAGTTCCTCCAGCTGTTCGGGGAGATGGCTGAACCGGCGGGGCAGGACCCGGGAAGATGCAATCCGTATCTCACTGAGCTGTATTACACCATTGCCCTGATGCTTATGTCGTATACGAACAGATGGGAAGCGGACGAGGAGATCGGGGCAAGCGGGCTGATGCAGCTTGAAATCCACCGTTCGCTTGGCGAAGCCTTCCAATATCTTCGGAACACGGCGGAGCTGCTGTTCTCTGTCAGGAAGAGCGGGGAGCAGAAACGGGCAGCGGGTGTCATCGACCGGATCTGCTTATATATAGAAGAGAATCTCGACCAGGACCTGTCGCTGGTCCGTCTGGCCGATTTGATCCACTTCAATCCCTCCTATCTGTCCCGCCTGTTCAAGCAGGAACGGGGAATCAATCTGTCCGAGTATATCGAGGATATGCGCGTCCGCCAGGCCAAGGAACTGCTCCGTAGAGGGGAGCTAAGGGTCGCGGAGGTCGGCTCATTAATCGGATACGTAACCCCGCAATCCTTCACCCGGGTATTCAAAAAATGGACCGGAACCACGCCGCAGGAATACCGTGCAGATGTGGTTGGTGGTTGA
- a CDS encoding AraC family transcriptional regulator: protein MEPIRRHFDHQLPFTLLLDYKETKSPQRELPDHQHDWYEFIYVYSGKGSFFIDQTFYEMHPGDIIVVPGNTVHRGFPDNEEPVTSSALFFSPALIHNHTYSESYPYLKLFDAAKTNKQYKYTLSPEHAEILQNDIDAIHREREQNQLDGGQALALLLHLTLLHLNRYCLPQAAEPVAANPLLPEWFREALSYINDHLDQPLELCSLAARASISPAHFSRVFKQRLGMNVTDYIATKRIFAAKDSLLQSSGTIEQIAMACGFESLPHFYRTFKRITSMTPAAYRKSNRAY, encoded by the coding sequence ATGGAACCGATCCGCAGGCATTTTGACCATCAATTGCCGTTTACGCTGCTGTTGGACTATAAGGAAACGAAAAGCCCGCAGCGCGAGCTGCCCGACCACCAGCATGACTGGTACGAATTCATCTACGTATACAGCGGCAAAGGAAGCTTTTTCATCGATCAGACCTTTTATGAGATGCATCCGGGTGACATCATTGTCGTTCCCGGAAACACGGTGCACCGGGGATTTCCCGACAATGAGGAGCCGGTGACCTCCTCCGCCCTTTTTTTCAGCCCGGCTCTGATCCATAACCATACCTACAGTGAGTCTTATCCCTATCTGAAGCTGTTCGACGCTGCCAAGACCAACAAGCAGTACAAGTATACCCTGTCTCCTGAGCATGCTGAGATTCTGCAAAATGATATCGATGCGATCCACCGGGAACGCGAGCAGAATCAGCTGGACGGCGGGCAGGCGCTTGCGCTGCTGCTTCATCTTACACTGCTGCATCTGAACCGCTACTGTCTGCCGCAAGCCGCCGAGCCGGTTGCTGCAAATCCCTTGCTGCCGGAGTGGTTCCGTGAGGCGCTCAGCTATATCAACGATCATCTGGATCAGCCGCTGGAGCTATGCTCCCTGGCTGCGCGGGCCTCGATCTCACCCGCACACTTCAGCCGGGTCTTCAAGCAGCGTCTGGGTATGAATGTGACCGATTATATTGCCACTAAGCGGATTTTTGCGGCCAAGGACAGCCTGCTGCAATCAAGCGGTACCATCGAGCAGATTGCCATGGCCTGCGGCTTCGAGAGTCTGCCCCACTTCTACCGTACGTTCAAAAGAATCACCAGCATGACACCCGCCGCCTACCGTAAGAGTAACAGAGCTTACTAG
- a CDS encoding glycosyl hydrolase family 8, translating to MINTTEGSIHTGEYRNLFLEIGLRPEAIQQRLEDTWNEMFYGAPDVRLYHTMDDDKGYIVDTGNTDVRTEGMSYGMMMAVQMDKKEEFDRLWNFAKVFMQHTEGRYKDYFAWQCRLDGTRLSQGPAPDGEEFFAMALFFASSRWGDGAAPFNYSEQARIILRACVHKGEDGEGHPMWDPETRLIKFIPETPFSDPSYHLPHFYDLFALQADEADRAFWKDAAARSRDYLHKACHPVTGLSPEYANYDGTPAEPQPHGDFRHFFSDAYRVAANIGLDYEWFRCDAWQVEQSNRIQAFFRGIDPADYRRYTIDGQPFDELSLHPVGLLSTLAMASLAADGPDTGHFVKLFWNTPLRTGERRYYDNCLYFFTMLALSGNYRIYM from the coding sequence ATGATAAATACTACAGAGGGCTCTATTCACACAGGAGAGTACAGAAATTTGTTCCTTGAGATCGGACTGCGTCCGGAGGCGATTCAGCAGCGGCTGGAAGATACCTGGAACGAAATGTTCTACGGTGCCCCTGATGTCCGGCTCTACCATACTATGGATGATGATAAGGGTTATATCGTAGATACAGGCAATACCGATGTGCGCACAGAGGGCATGTCGTACGGGATGATGATGGCGGTTCAGATGGATAAAAAGGAGGAGTTCGACCGGCTCTGGAATTTCGCCAAAGTCTTCATGCAGCATACGGAGGGCCGTTATAAGGATTATTTCGCCTGGCAATGCAGGCTGGACGGTACAAGGCTGTCGCAAGGACCCGCCCCGGACGGAGAGGAGTTCTTCGCGATGGCACTGTTCTTCGCTTCCAGCCGCTGGGGCGACGGGGCCGCGCCGTTCAATTATTCCGAGCAGGCCAGAATCATTCTCCGCGCCTGTGTGCATAAGGGAGAAGACGGAGAAGGCCATCCGATGTGGGATCCCGAGACCCGGCTGATCAAGTTCATTCCGGAGACTCCGTTCAGCGATCCTTCCTATCATTTGCCGCATTTCTATGATCTGTTCGCCCTGCAGGCGGATGAAGCAGACCGGGCATTCTGGAAGGATGCAGCTGCCCGGAGTCGGGATTACCTGCACAAGGCCTGCCATCCCGTAACCGGCCTGTCGCCGGAATATGCGAACTATGACGGAACTCCGGCGGAACCCCAGCCGCATGGCGACTTCCGCCACTTCTTCAGTGATGCCTACCGGGTAGCCGCCAACATTGGGCTGGATTATGAATGGTTCCGCTGCGATGCTTGGCAGGTAGAGCAGTCTAACCGCATTCAGGCATTCTTCCGCGGTATCGATCCGGCCGATTACCGGCGGTATACGATTGACGGCCAGCCGTTTGACGAGCTGTCCCTGCATCCGGTCGGCCTGCTGTCCACTCTGGCAATGGCCTCGCTCGCTGCCGATGGCCCGGATACCGGGCACTTCGTCAAGCTGTTCTGGAACACCCCGCTGCGCACCGGAGAGCGGCGCTATTATGACAACTGCCTGTACTTCTTCACCATGCTGGCGCTGAGCGGGAATTACCGGATTTATATGTAA
- a CDS encoding AraC family transcriptional regulator produces the protein MYEHRYQENKLHGQPEFPLHIYRVEHQARVHSILPVHWHNEMEIIYLAEGKATFHIESREFPIQSGDALIVHPGELHSGMDTAMGGTCYYSIVFKGSWLSSPQPDRVQELFLDPVLQGTVRLPALLSAADAAHCPLLQLIRELLSRYERKPGAYEMSLKALLLLFIADSYQYGLTGLNPAPETRHGREYNRQIREVLSYMEAHSRDRLELDQLASVVALSRSHFCKFFKAQTGMRPMEYLNYIRISQAASLLRSGSYNVLEAALESGYQHVSYFSKWFKHYMNMTPSEYKARYSSGV, from the coding sequence ATGTACGAACACCGTTACCAGGAGAACAAGCTGCACGGCCAGCCGGAATTCCCGCTGCATATCTACCGGGTGGAGCATCAGGCCCGCGTGCATTCCATTCTTCCCGTACATTGGCATAACGAAATGGAGATTATCTATCTGGCAGAAGGCAAGGCTACCTTCCATATTGAGAGCCGCGAGTTCCCCATTCAATCAGGGGATGCCCTGATCGTTCATCCCGGTGAGCTTCATTCGGGCATGGACACCGCCATGGGCGGCACCTGTTATTATTCCATCGTGTTCAAAGGCTCCTGGCTGTCTTCGCCGCAGCCCGACCGGGTGCAGGAGTTGTTCCTGGACCCGGTCCTGCAAGGGACGGTCCGACTTCCTGCTCTATTATCTGCTGCTGATGCCGCCCACTGCCCCTTGCTTCAGCTGATCAGGGAGCTGTTAAGCCGTTATGAGCGTAAGCCTGGGGCATACGAAATGAGTCTGAAGGCGCTCCTGCTGCTGTTCATCGCAGACAGCTATCAATACGGGCTAACCGGGCTGAACCCGGCGCCGGAGACCCGGCACGGCCGAGAATATAATCGGCAGATCCGGGAGGTGCTGAGTTATATGGAGGCGCATTCCCGCGACCGGCTGGAGCTGGATCAGCTGGCCTCTGTGGTAGCGCTGAGCCGCTCGCATTTTTGCAAGTTTTTCAAGGCTCAGACAGGGATGCGCCCGATGGAGTATCTGAATTATATCCGCATTAGCCAGGCGGCCAGCCTGCTCCGCAGCGGATCATACAATGTGCTGGAGGCTGCGCTGGAGTCAGGCTACCAGCATGTCAGCTATTTCTCCAAATGGTTCAAGCATTATATGAACATGACCCCCTCAGAGTACAAGGCACGGTATTCTTCCGGCGTATAG
- a CDS encoding family 43 glycosylhydrolase, with the protein MNEVLELTKLTVYTRISNQDYTGSLSNSVHMACTDDHNEFQPLNRNYGLLFAVATVDEKNVIHEKGLKNPYLFRTQDGAFGMIAVRIDASGEDDGESKGQILLWTSPDLVTFDVQRLVRLNNERYVKEAVCILDSTGGYEIRWQDNDGNYYVNRLADLRKPEGISPPEPAEAYTVEQPVQPLPGTRPGNVLTVDGPTGCKVQAAWTPVYNTGIRVEEQVSVHSADELTKVRATALYSDGSIADKQVAWDTTGIDFTLPGTHTIHGKVVTYDLPFPLASGYADPVILPWNGRYYFLATNDNVNNIGIYVRVADTLKDLFVPGFQEAVILDLNEELNFIQTFWAPEFHVIGGELYILFAVGGKVWGPQCHLMKLNPGGDIMKAGDWSTPVRAKRMDGTPLAADGITLDMTYFKADGTSCVVWSYRKGIGTPLDTGSMLYIATVDEANPAVLTSEPVLLSRPLLGWENVQGTINNEGPYPLLTEDTVYIAYSGGAATGYTYAVGWLSIPRGGDYLDAGAWSKAGTPALSYYSLDGVYGPGHNSFFQDTDGTTLVLYHGEEQLVKHGTRCSAIHRVHYNNNGVPLLDVAGERDVHPDYANCTIQATVLA; encoded by the coding sequence ATGAATGAGGTGTTAGAGCTAACGAAGCTTACAGTCTACACGCGCATATCGAACCAGGATTATACCGGGTCTCTCAGCAACAGTGTTCATATGGCCTGCACAGATGATCATAACGAATTTCAGCCGCTTAACCGGAACTATGGCCTATTATTTGCCGTGGCCACTGTAGATGAGAAGAATGTGATCCATGAAAAAGGACTTAAAAATCCCTATCTGTTCCGCACACAGGATGGTGCTTTCGGGATGATTGCCGTAAGGATTGACGCCTCGGGGGAGGATGACGGGGAGAGCAAAGGGCAGATTCTGCTGTGGACCTCGCCGGATCTGGTGACCTTTGATGTCCAGCGGCTTGTCCGGCTCAATAATGAACGCTATGTAAAAGAAGCCGTCTGCATACTGGACAGCACCGGCGGATATGAGATCCGCTGGCAGGACAACGACGGCAACTATTATGTGAACCGGCTGGCCGACCTGCGGAAGCCGGAAGGGATCTCGCCGCCGGAGCCTGCGGAAGCTTACACGGTAGAGCAGCCCGTTCAGCCGCTACCCGGAACCCGTCCGGGGAATGTGCTGACAGTGGACGGTCCCACAGGCTGCAAGGTTCAGGCAGCCTGGACCCCGGTGTATAACACCGGTATTCGCGTAGAGGAGCAGGTCAGTGTCCACTCCGCAGACGAATTGACAAAGGTCAGAGCCACAGCGCTGTATTCGGACGGCTCCATTGCCGATAAGCAGGTCGCTTGGGATACCACCGGGATTGATTTCACCTTGCCGGGAACGCATACCATACATGGCAAAGTAGTCACATATGACTTGCCGTTCCCGTTGGCAAGCGGCTATGCAGACCCTGTAATTCTCCCTTGGAACGGCAGGTATTATTTCCTGGCTACCAATGACAATGTCAATAATATCGGCATCTATGTCCGCGTGGCAGATACCTTGAAGGACTTATTCGTTCCGGGCTTCCAGGAAGCCGTTATCCTGGACCTGAATGAGGAGCTGAATTTCATCCAGACCTTCTGGGCGCCGGAATTCCATGTCATCGGCGGGGAGCTATACATCCTGTTCGCCGTTGGCGGCAAGGTATGGGGACCGCAATGCCATCTTATGAAGCTGAATCCCGGCGGTGATATTATGAAGGCTGGGGATTGGAGCACACCAGTCCGGGCGAAACGAATGGACGGAACTCCTTTGGCCGCAGACGGCATTACGCTGGATATGACTTATTTCAAGGCAGACGGCACCTCCTGTGTAGTCTGGTCTTACCGCAAAGGGATCGGAACGCCGCTGGATACCGGCTCCATGCTGTATATCGCCACTGTAGATGAAGCGAATCCGGCGGTATTAACCAGTGAGCCGGTGCTGCTGTCGCGTCCGCTGCTCGGCTGGGAGAACGTTCAGGGCACGATCAATAACGAAGGCCCGTATCCGCTTCTTACGGAAGATACCGTGTATATTGCCTATTCCGGCGGGGCGGCAACGGGATATACCTATGCAGTAGGCTGGTTAAGCATTCCACGGGGCGGCGACTATCTGGATGCCGGTGCCTGGAGCAAGGCGGGCACGCCGGCACTTTCTTATTATTCGCTGGACGGGGTGTACGGTCCGGGGCATAACTCCTTTTTCCAGGATACAGACGGTACTACGCTAGTCCTCTACCACGGGGAAGAGCAACTGGTGAAGCATGGAACGAGATGCTCGGCGATCCACAGAGTCCATTACAACAATAACGGCGTTCCACTGCTCGATGTGGCTGGGGAGAGAGATGTACATCCGGATTACGCCAACTGCACGATTCAGGCGACTGTGCTTGCTTAA